One Halobacterium zhouii genomic region harbors:
- a CDS encoding AzlD domain-containing protein: protein MNLWLVVLGAAAGSYLLRVSFVALFGRMEEVPPRVERTLALVPPAVLAALVVPELLLQGGALAVSLDNHRLLAGALAAVVAWRTEDMLATVAVGMGALYALSLVP from the coding sequence TTGAATCTCTGGCTTGTCGTGCTCGGCGCGGCGGCCGGGTCGTACCTGCTCCGCGTGTCGTTCGTCGCGCTGTTCGGCCGGATGGAGGAGGTACCGCCACGCGTCGAGCGAACGCTCGCGCTCGTGCCACCCGCCGTGCTCGCGGCGCTCGTGGTTCCGGAACTCCTGTTGCAGGGGGGCGCGCTCGCCGTCTCGCTCGACAACCACCGACTGCTCGCCGGCGCGCTCGCGGCCGTCGTCGCGTGGCGCACGGAGGACATGCTCGCCACCGTCGCCGTGGGGATGGGTGCGCTGTACGCGCTCTCGCTGGTTCCGTAA
- a CDS encoding AzlC family ABC transporter permease produces the protein MTERADFRSGVWDSLPTLPANIPFGFVAGAAAVQAGFTDLQAVAMSALVFGGASQLAAIELLNANAPLAVVLLTAVVVNLRYVMYSAALAPHFRRLAERWRVALSQFIVDTTFAIAVTEYEQAPETDRRAYFLGVVAAIYGGWMAGTVAGVALGDRVPEGLQLDFAIPLLFLALLVPSISDEPTAIAAAVGGFAAVVAVGLPMNLGLVAAALVGVLAGSFVDATGVAG, from the coding sequence ATGACCGAGCGCGCGGACTTCCGCTCCGGGGTGTGGGATTCGCTGCCGACGCTCCCCGCGAACATCCCCTTTGGATTCGTCGCGGGCGCGGCAGCGGTGCAGGCCGGGTTCACCGACCTGCAGGCGGTGGCGATGTCCGCGCTGGTGTTCGGCGGCGCGTCCCAGCTAGCGGCCATCGAGTTGCTGAACGCGAACGCGCCCCTCGCCGTCGTGTTGCTCACGGCGGTCGTGGTGAACCTGCGGTACGTGATGTACAGCGCCGCGCTCGCGCCCCACTTCCGTCGGCTCGCGGAGCGCTGGCGGGTCGCGCTCAGCCAGTTCATCGTGGACACGACGTTCGCCATCGCGGTCACCGAGTACGAGCAAGCGCCGGAGACGGACCGCCGGGCGTACTTCCTCGGCGTCGTCGCGGCGATATACGGCGGATGGATGGCCGGGACGGTGGCAGGCGTCGCGCTCGGCGACCGCGTGCCCGAAGGCCTCCAGTTGGACTTCGCGATTCCGCTGTTGTTCCTGGCGCTGCTCGTCCCCTCGATCTCGGACGAACCGACCGCGATTGCGGCCGCTGTCGGCGGGTTCGCGGCGGTCGTCGCCGTCGGGCTACCGATGAACCTCGGCCTCGTCGCGGCGGCGCTCGTGGGCGTGCTGGCTGGGTCGTTCGTGGACGCGACGGGGGTGGCCGGATGA
- a CDS encoding NAD(P)/FAD-dependent oxidoreductase, whose product MKHVDVAIVGGGPAGSAAAYAAADRGADAVVYEKGVPRADRDRLGPDSTDAAGFLDYWLEVADLEFENIPEDVVEQELADTEFAGPSESVTLDRTGVDSDYGNFGFTFHRAKFDDWLRERAEDAGAEYVAGTSVKSVDSDRSNADRAAGHSHTLTLGDGEEVETEYLILADGPQRQVTMSVLDPLLPEGKQASEVLSPPTANHIAYQEYRRIPEELFDADSLKFWWGWMPGKTAYPWIFPNRDNVARVGLTMPIGMDVDDFDASEWRLLREDDERIPSGGEYVRRLLEELYGDEYDVESDFPRVEGHGKSDSTETYPISSTRPIESPTKAGIAVAGGAMGTTSAFHEGGDHVAHRTGLLAGKLAAEGRLTEYNDAWHDAIGDELRRNVAMADVVSDFGPDDWDETIRITRQMLASNDSGKIITKSNARHAGGGLKLYAKYKRAKFRYRKGKYAQIRESDYRL is encoded by the coding sequence ATGAAGCACGTAGACGTGGCCATCGTGGGTGGCGGACCGGCTGGGTCGGCCGCCGCCTACGCGGCCGCCGACCGGGGCGCGGACGCCGTCGTCTACGAGAAGGGCGTGCCGCGCGCGGACCGCGATCGACTCGGACCGGACTCGACGGACGCCGCCGGCTTCCTCGACTACTGGCTGGAGGTCGCGGACCTCGAGTTCGAGAACATCCCCGAGGACGTCGTCGAGCAGGAACTCGCGGACACCGAGTTCGCCGGCCCGAGCGAGTCGGTAACCCTCGACCGCACCGGCGTCGACTCGGACTACGGGAACTTCGGGTTCACGTTCCACCGCGCGAAGTTCGACGACTGGCTCCGGGAGCGCGCAGAGGACGCCGGCGCGGAGTACGTCGCCGGGACGTCGGTGAAGTCCGTGGACTCGGACCGCTCGAACGCGGACCGCGCGGCCGGCCACTCCCACACGCTCACACTGGGGGACGGCGAGGAAGTCGAGACGGAGTACCTGATTCTCGCAGACGGCCCGCAGCGACAGGTGACGATGTCCGTCCTCGACCCGCTGCTCCCGGAGGGGAAGCAAGCGAGCGAGGTGCTCAGTCCGCCGACCGCGAACCACATCGCCTACCAGGAGTACCGGCGGATTCCCGAGGAACTGTTCGACGCGGACTCGCTGAAGTTCTGGTGGGGATGGATGCCTGGCAAGACGGCGTACCCGTGGATCTTCCCGAATCGGGACAACGTCGCTCGCGTCGGCCTCACGATGCCCATCGGGATGGACGTCGACGACTTCGACGCCTCGGAGTGGCGGTTGCTCCGCGAGGACGACGAGCGGATCCCCTCCGGCGGGGAGTACGTCCGCCGCCTCCTCGAGGAACTGTACGGCGACGAGTACGACGTCGAGTCTGACTTCCCGCGCGTCGAGGGACACGGCAAGTCCGACAGCACGGAGACCTACCCCATCTCCTCGACTCGGCCCATCGAATCCCCGACGAAGGCGGGCATCGCCGTGGCGGGCGGCGCGATGGGGACGACGTCTGCGTTCCACGAGGGCGGCGACCACGTCGCACACCGCACCGGCCTGCTCGCGGGAAAACTCGCCGCAGAGGGTCGCCTAACAGAGTACAACGACGCGTGGCACGACGCCATCGGGGACGAACTCCGCCGGAACGTCGCGATGGCGGACGTGGTCAGCGACTTCGGCCCCGACGACTGGGACGAGACGATCCGGATCACTCGGCAGATGCTCGCATCCAACGACAGCGGGAAGATTATCACGAAGTCGAACGCGCGCCACGCCGGCGGCGGCCTGAAACTGTACGCGAAGTACAAGCGCGCGAAGTTCCGCTACCGGAAGGGCAAGTACGCCCAGATTCGGGAAAGCGACTACCGACTCTGA
- a CDS encoding NADH:flavin oxidoreductase, protein MSDRAAPTLDDPVDVGSVTLRNRLYRSPVLECAGTDEDTAGVLRSELEPAAASGAGLICQGATIVRSDGGCAAPNMTRVHDDTFVASLAPVPEAIENHGGTVFAQLEHGGLRSMETWHEEFRNAHPNLDQLAVSRPPLPMRLADRVGLLDLSPDVLTTDEVYDLAADFGRAAERLADAGYHGIHVAGANMGIVQQFLSPFYNRREDEFGDGFRFLELVHDEVRARTDLPLITKVPAETRSPPGVRSHLSDDDCVRLCERAADTGFDAVTPVAVNVFWDMHIIRGEYPERAWQADEFQAGYEAAFGSGWRARLVSLANQFQARAATFEPAWNADLCRRVRERVDVPVMLEGGVRERERIDRLLGDACDLVGMGRPFYAEPRLPARILDDPDADVACENCNNCTVPQVTGAPGVCRTPSVLAERGRHEQEDAYERD, encoded by the coding sequence ATGTCTGATCGTGCGGCTCCCACCCTCGACGACCCTGTGGACGTGGGTTCCGTGACGCTCCGCAACCGGCTCTACCGTTCGCCGGTGCTGGAGTGTGCGGGCACAGACGAGGACACGGCCGGGGTGTTACGCAGCGAACTCGAACCCGCGGCAGCGTCGGGCGCGGGCCTCATCTGCCAGGGCGCGACCATCGTGCGCAGCGACGGGGGGTGTGCCGCGCCGAACATGACGCGCGTCCACGACGACACGTTCGTCGCCTCGCTCGCTCCCGTCCCCGAGGCCATCGAGAACCACGGCGGCACGGTGTTCGCACAGCTAGAGCACGGCGGCCTGCGTTCGATGGAGACGTGGCACGAGGAGTTCCGGAACGCCCACCCCAACCTCGACCAACTCGCCGTCTCACGCCCGCCGCTCCCGATGCGACTGGCCGACCGCGTCGGACTTCTCGACCTCTCACCGGACGTGCTCACGACCGACGAGGTGTACGACCTCGCGGCGGACTTCGGGCGCGCCGCCGAACGCCTCGCGGACGCGGGCTACCACGGCATCCACGTCGCCGGCGCGAACATGGGCATCGTCCAGCAGTTTCTCTCCCCGTTCTACAACCGCCGCGAGGACGAGTTCGGCGACGGCTTTCGCTTCCTCGAACTCGTCCACGACGAGGTCCGGGCGCGCACGGACCTCCCCCTGATCACGAAGGTGCCCGCCGAGACCCGCTCGCCGCCCGGCGTTCGAAGCCACCTCTCGGACGACGACTGCGTGCGACTCTGCGAGCGCGCCGCCGACACGGGGTTCGACGCGGTCACCCCGGTCGCCGTGAACGTGTTCTGGGACATGCATATCATCCGGGGCGAGTACCCCGAGCGGGCGTGGCAGGCCGACGAGTTCCAGGCCGGCTATGAGGCGGCCTTCGGGAGCGGGTGGCGCGCCCGCCTCGTCTCTCTCGCGAATCAGTTCCAGGCCAGAGCAGCGACGTTCGAACCAGCGTGGAACGCCGACCTCTGTCGACGCGTCCGGGAGCGCGTGGACGTCCCGGTGATGCTAGAGGGCGGCGTCCGCGAGCGCGAGCGCATCGACCGCCTGCTCGGCGACGCCTGCGACCTCGTCGGGATGGGCCGGCCGTTCTACGCCGAACCACGGCTGCCCGCCCGCATCCTCGACGACCCCGATGCCGACGTCGCCTGCGAGAACTGCAACAACTGTACGGTGCCCCAGGTCACTGGCGCGCCCGGGGTCTGTCGTACGCCCTCGGTGCTCGCCGAACGCGGCCGCCACGAGCAGGAGGATGCGTACGAGCGGGATTGA
- a CDS encoding DoxX family protein, producing the protein MSSEEVTLQSTVGGFTAEGRLHTLSVWFILALRLMMGLAFLQSGLDKVVSGGFSASGYLLNAPAANGSPAADLFAAMGNTQWFVAFVDVAVPWGELLIGLGLLFGALTRLAAFWGAFMMLLFYLGNWDVAHGYINGDFAYMLVFLSVAAFGAGRILGLDQYIEQYDVDGEPLVERYPWTRYVLG; encoded by the coding sequence ATGTCGTCTGAAGAGGTGACACTCCAGAGCACGGTCGGCGGATTCACAGCCGAAGGAAGACTCCACACGCTGAGCGTGTGGTTCATCCTCGCGCTCAGGCTCATGATGGGGCTGGCGTTCCTCCAGAGTGGACTCGACAAGGTCGTCTCGGGCGGTTTCTCGGCGAGTGGCTACCTGCTGAACGCGCCGGCGGCGAACGGCAGTCCCGCCGCCGACCTGTTCGCCGCGATGGGGAACACGCAGTGGTTCGTTGCGTTCGTCGACGTCGCCGTGCCGTGGGGCGAACTCCTCATCGGACTCGGACTCCTGTTCGGAGCGCTCACGCGTCTCGCGGCGTTCTGGGGCGCGTTCATGATGCTCCTGTTCTACCTCGGCAACTGGGACGTCGCCCACGGCTACATCAACGGCGACTTCGCGTACATGCTCGTGTTCCTCTCGGTCGCTGCGTTCGGAGCCGGGCGAATCCTCGGCCTCGACCAGTACATCGAACAGTACGACGTCGACGGAGAACCGCTCGTCGAGCGGTATCCGTGGACTCGATACGTACTCGGGTGA
- a CDS encoding class I SAM-dependent methyltransferase: protein MSVAETQAFYGRWARAYDWLCRLLPGLGGLRGAAADALALSPGDTVVDLGCGTGANLPHLRERVGSGGRVVGVDLTPGMLAEAERRVEREGWENVHLVRGDAANPPVDDVDAVLGSFVVGMLDDPASAVERWTDCLNPDGRVAVLEAGRSNHGVASGLNRAFDAFVAAGAPGDRGDASGRDDSPSRRLDANIDAARDALAANTELTRDERRVGGFVRVVAGRSTV, encoded by the coding sequence ATGAGCGTGGCGGAGACCCAGGCGTTCTACGGCCGGTGGGCGCGCGCCTACGACTGGCTCTGCCGCCTGCTCCCGGGGCTCGGGGGACTCCGGGGAGCGGCCGCGGACGCGCTCGCGCTCTCGCCCGGCGACACCGTCGTCGACCTCGGCTGTGGAACCGGCGCGAACCTCCCACACCTCCGCGAGCGCGTCGGCAGCGGCGGTCGCGTCGTCGGCGTCGACCTCACGCCGGGAATGCTCGCGGAGGCAGAGCGCCGCGTCGAGCGCGAGGGCTGGGAGAACGTCCATCTGGTCCGTGGCGACGCCGCGAATCCGCCCGTCGACGACGTCGACGCCGTCCTGGGGTCGTTCGTCGTCGGGATGCTCGACGACCCCGCGTCTGCGGTCGAGCGCTGGACGGACTGTCTGAACCCGGACGGCCGCGTCGCCGTGCTCGAGGCCGGACGGTCGAACCACGGCGTCGCGAGCGGCCTGAACCGGGCGTTCGACGCGTTCGTCGCGGCGGGCGCACCCGGCGACCGGGGGGACGCGTCCGGGCGCGACGACTCCCCGTCGCGGCGACTCGACGCGAACATCGACGCTGCCCGTGACGCGCTCGCCGCCAACACGGAGTTGACGCGCGACGAACGCCGCGTCGGCGGGTTCGTCCGCGTCGTCGCTGGTCGCTCGACGGTGTAA
- a CDS encoding DUF1440 domain-containing protein produces MRRVPLFAVALAALALSAVHWLGLLVGGIAVGLLARTWPRALAGGAAFGLLAWVAFLVVLWNVARLGAYWQSGQLLYVSLGTPIVLGTLGALSHAFRPASLGAPSTTGERRA; encoded by the coding sequence ATGCGGCGCGTCCCACTGTTCGCGGTAGCACTCGCCGCGCTGGCGCTGTCTGCGGTCCACTGGCTCGGCCTGCTCGTCGGCGGCATCGCAGTCGGCCTGCTCGCCAGAACGTGGCCGCGAGCGCTCGCGGGCGGCGCGGCTTTCGGCCTGCTGGCGTGGGTCGCGTTCCTCGTGGTGCTGTGGAACGTGGCCCGTCTCGGCGCGTACTGGCAGTCGGGGCAACTGCTGTACGTGAGCCTCGGCACCCCTATCGTTCTGGGCACGCTCGGCGCGCTCTCCCACGCGTTCAGGCCGGCGTCACTCGGAGCGCCCTCAACTACCGGCGAGCGGCGTGCGTGA
- a CDS encoding penicillin acylase family protein yields MDDVDKVRRGLVAAVLGGVAAGGLFSPAASYLERFAPLSGDVWRATTDDLPGSVSSPYGDATLSYDDHRVPRVSADDERALYYAVGFAQGTDRLFQMDIQRRQMRGQIAEIVGEAAVSSDEFHARMDFARAADTNWSALQNRNPTVAGLTEAFAEGVNAAREQNRLPPEFELLDYEPAPWTPADTMLMQLQISWTLTGSFETLRRARLRDALGGGHEELFPRRYDHDSPILGGGLDGGSSAASERRGERKRGRARTADPTPDAALTGWLSGFESPNGVGSNSWVVGGEHTESGKPIVANDPHLSLMAPPVWYQQHLAAGDYDVRGVTFPGVPFVIIGENQSGAWGFTNVGADVLDCYTYEIDRERYRYDGEWREFDTEDHTIAVRGADDVTVTKRKTVHGPLLEREAVVGGSGSDDGSGNSPGGDSQRVGVAWTGLSATATTDAIYAFARSSGLDDVRAATRDFELPTQNLVYADREGNTYYKATGRIPIRRVDGEEVPGWRVFDGSAGEGEWAGFEPYGESSWEGFVPFEEKPGAVNPGYVATANQRVVDDPEHYFAESYSPPFRGERIYELLDEWTGRGRGDGDGTVTPADMRDLQRDALDTRARRLVPRLLDAVDVESAGAPFAALANWDYRMVQDSEGALAFAVFLDAYRRELYASGFDAAGLDEGYWPGDWVTVHLEDGDDWFDRGETPASATAAMRSALDAASERVASTRWETYGDYNVVALEHPFDQSFLNYPEMPTDGSPATVNNYRRDSDVGSSWRMVVPMAGESQVVLPGGNAGDPFSEQYHDQLAAWAADEYLPFDREFDERTVQFRGER; encoded by the coding sequence ATGGACGACGTGGACAAGGTGCGGCGCGGACTCGTCGCCGCGGTTCTCGGCGGGGTCGCGGCCGGCGGCCTGTTCTCGCCGGCGGCGAGTTACCTCGAGCGGTTCGCGCCGCTGTCGGGAGACGTCTGGCGCGCGACGACCGACGACCTGCCGGGCAGCGTGTCGAGTCCGTACGGCGACGCCACGCTCTCGTACGACGACCACCGGGTGCCCCGGGTTTCCGCTGACGACGAGCGCGCGCTGTACTACGCGGTGGGGTTCGCGCAGGGCACCGACCGGCTGTTTCAGATGGACATCCAGCGCCGGCAGATGCGCGGGCAGATAGCCGAGATAGTGGGCGAAGCGGCGGTGTCCTCGGACGAGTTCCACGCGAGGATGGATTTCGCGCGCGCCGCCGACACCAACTGGTCGGCGCTCCAGAATCGGAATCCGACGGTCGCCGGCCTCACCGAGGCGTTCGCGGAGGGCGTGAACGCCGCCCGCGAGCAGAACCGTCTGCCGCCGGAGTTCGAGTTGCTGGACTACGAACCGGCGCCGTGGACGCCCGCGGACACGATGCTGATGCAACTCCAGATCTCGTGGACGCTCACCGGGAGTTTCGAGACGCTGCGGCGCGCCCGCCTCCGGGACGCCCTCGGCGGGGGCCACGAGGAGTTGTTCCCGCGGCGCTACGACCACGACAGCCCGATTCTGGGGGGCGGGCTGGACGGCGGTTCGAGTGCGGCGAGCGAGCGGCGGGGGGAACGGAAGCGCGGGCGAGCGCGCACCGCGGACCCGACGCCAGACGCTGCGCTCACCGGCTGGCTCTCGGGATTCGAGTCTCCAAACGGCGTCGGGTCGAACAGCTGGGTGGTGGGCGGCGAGCACACGGAAAGCGGGAAACCCATCGTCGCCAACGACCCCCACCTCTCGCTGATGGCGCCGCCCGTCTGGTACCAGCAGCATCTCGCGGCGGGCGACTACGACGTCCGCGGAGTGACGTTCCCGGGTGTTCCGTTCGTCATCATCGGCGAGAACCAGTCGGGGGCGTGGGGGTTCACGAACGTCGGCGCGGACGTACTCGACTGCTACACGTACGAGATAGACCGGGAGCGCTACCGGTACGACGGCGAGTGGCGGGAGTTCGACACGGAGGACCACACCATCGCCGTGCGCGGCGCCGATGACGTCACCGTGACGAAGCGCAAGACCGTCCACGGCCCGCTGCTGGAGCGCGAGGCGGTGGTCGGCGGCAGTGGGAGCGACGACGGTAGCGGGAACAGCCCGGGCGGTGATAGCCAGCGCGTGGGTGTGGCGTGGACGGGGCTGTCGGCGACGGCAACGACCGACGCCATCTACGCCTTCGCGCGGAGCAGCGGTCTCGACGACGTGCGGGCGGCGACCCGTGACTTCGAGTTGCCGACGCAGAACCTCGTGTACGCGGACCGCGAGGGCAACACGTACTACAAGGCGACCGGCCGCATCCCGATTCGGCGCGTGGACGGCGAGGAGGTCCCGGGGTGGCGGGTGTTCGACGGCTCCGCCGGCGAGGGCGAGTGGGCGGGGTTCGAGCCCTACGGCGAGTCGTCGTGGGAGGGCTTCGTCCCCTTCGAGGAGAAACCCGGCGCGGTGAACCCGGGGTACGTCGCCACCGCGAACCAGCGCGTCGTCGACGACCCCGAACACTATTTCGCGGAGTCCTACAGCCCACCGTTCCGGGGCGAGCGCATCTACGAACTGCTCGACGAGTGGACCGGCCGAGGGCGGGGGGACGGCGACGGAACCGTGACGCCCGCGGACATGCGCGATCTCCAGCGGGACGCACTCGACACGCGTGCCCGGCGCCTCGTCCCCCGTCTGCTCGACGCCGTCGACGTGGAGAGCGCCGGCGCACCGTTCGCGGCGCTCGCCAACTGGGACTACCGGATGGTCCAGGACAGCGAAGGGGCACTCGCGTTCGCCGTCTTCCTCGACGCCTACCGCAGGGAACTGTACGCGAGTGGGTTCGATGCCGCGGGACTCGACGAGGGCTACTGGCCGGGCGACTGGGTGACCGTCCATCTCGAAGACGGCGACGACTGGTTCGACCGCGGAGAGACGCCCGCGAGCGCGACGGCGGCGATGCGGTCAGCACTCGACGCCGCCAGCGAACGCGTGGCGTCGACGCGCTGGGAGACGTACGGCGACTACAACGTCGTCGCGCTCGAACACCCCTTCGACCAGTCGTTCCTGAACTACCCCGAGATGCCGACGGACGGGTCGCCCGCGACGGTGAACAACTACCGCCGGGACAGCGACGTCGGGAGCAGTTGGCGGATGGTCGTGCCGATGGCCGGCGAGTCGCAGGTCGTGCTTCCGGGCGGGAACGCCGGCGACCCCTTCAGCGAGCAGTACCACGACCAGCTGGCGGCGTGGGCGGCCGACGAGTACCTCCCGTTCGACCGCGAGTTCGACGAGCGAACCGTGCAGTTCCGGGGTGAGCGCTGA
- a CDS encoding class II aldolase/adducin family protein, with amino-acid sequence MLAPERVAVVDHAPQLSDLTPGRTGNLSVRRDDRFAATPTGVPYDGFDEEDVPVVTLDGDVVAGEMAPTSEVPMHTGIYRRLDAGAIVHTHSTWATTLAVLGEELPPIHYMITAVGKRVPVAGYAPYGTDDLAELVVSEMEAADSRACLLAHHGLVVVGEDLPSAVENTMHVENLARVYLQARQHGEPAELTDEQLGVVQEKFESYGQ; translated from the coding sequence ATGCTCGCGCCAGAACGCGTCGCCGTCGTCGACCACGCACCGCAGTTGAGCGACCTGACGCCCGGACGAACCGGGAATCTGAGTGTCCGACGGGACGACCGCTTCGCAGCGACTCCGACCGGCGTTCCCTACGACGGGTTCGACGAGGAGGACGTGCCCGTCGTCACGCTCGACGGTGACGTGGTCGCGGGGGAGATGGCGCCGACGAGCGAGGTGCCGATGCACACGGGCATCTACCGTCGCCTCGACGCGGGCGCTATCGTCCACACGCACTCGACGTGGGCGACGACGCTCGCGGTGCTCGGCGAGGAACTGCCGCCGATCCACTACATGATTACGGCGGTCGGGAAGCGCGTGCCGGTGGCGGGGTACGCGCCCTACGGCACCGACGACCTTGCGGAACTCGTGGTTTCGGAGATGGAGGCCGCGGACTCGAGGGCCTGCCTGCTCGCCCACCACGGCCTCGTCGTCGTGGGGGAGGACCTGCCGTCGGCCGTCGAGAACACGATGCACGTCGAGAATCTCGCCCGCGTCTACCTGCAGGCGCGCCAGCACGGCGAACCCGCGGAACTCACCGACGAGCAACTGGGCGTCGTCCAGGAGAAGTTCGAATCCTACGGACAGTAG
- a CDS encoding HAD family hydrolase, producing MSYEAVFVDLDDTLYSYPECNEAGKQSAFERALELGYDLDRESFDDLYAEARHEVKRELAGTASAHERFLYFKRAIQIHTGTHSAREALALGEAYWGTYVEEMELFDGVEETLATLQDAGVEVAVVSNLTTRIQLKKIEELGIEEHVDLVLTSEETGREKPGSVMFTLPLAQLDLRASEVLMVGDSIESDVVGGNAVGLTTVLFNEDAEGLEGRQRPDHQIQEFADLTELVL from the coding sequence ATGAGCTACGAGGCGGTGTTCGTCGACCTCGACGACACGCTGTACTCCTACCCGGAGTGCAACGAGGCGGGGAAACAGTCGGCCTTCGAGCGGGCACTCGAACTCGGCTACGACCTGGACAGGGAGTCCTTCGACGACCTCTACGCGGAGGCGCGACACGAGGTGAAACGCGAACTCGCGGGAACGGCGTCGGCCCACGAGCGGTTCCTCTACTTCAAGCGCGCCATCCAGATCCACACGGGCACGCACAGCGCGCGGGAGGCGCTGGCGCTCGGCGAGGCGTACTGGGGGACGTACGTCGAGGAGATGGAGTTGTTCGACGGCGTCGAGGAGACCCTGGCGACCCTGCAGGACGCTGGCGTCGAGGTGGCGGTCGTCTCGAACCTGACGACGCGCATCCAGTTGAAGAAGATCGAGGAACTGGGCATCGAAGAGCACGTCGACCTCGTGTTGACCTCCGAGGAGACCGGCCGGGAGAAGCCGGGGAGCGTGATGTTCACGCTGCCGCTCGCGCAACTGGATCTGCGAGCGAGCGAGGTGTTGATGGTCGGAGATTCCATCGAATCTGACGTGGTCGGCGGGAACGCGGTCGGCCTCACCACGGTGCTGTTCAACGAGGACGCCGAGGGTCTGGAGGGGCGGCAGCGCCCCGACCACCAGATTCAGGAGTTCGCCGACCTAACGGAGTTAGTACTGTAA
- a CDS encoding Glu/Leu/Phe/Val family dehydrogenase translates to MADSSPLDNMLAQMERAREYVDIDDGIFERLKTPERTLTVSLPVRMDDGSVEVFEAYRCQFDSARGPFKGGIRYHPTVSKDEVSALAGWMTWKTALVDLPFGGAKGGIICEPKDLSEGEIEQLTRRYTEGIRRMIGPDIDIPAPDVNTNPRTMAWIMDTYSMYQGHAVPEVVTGKPPEIGGTDGRVEATGRGVSIVTEEIFDYLGTHVGDADVAIQGFGNVGSVTAQLLDERGANVVAVSDVGGAIYDPDGLDITDVLDYVDDNDGRLDGYEPAEEISNDELLTADVDALIPAAIENVITVDVAERMQADVVVEAANGPTTFDAASVLVDREIPVVPDILANAGGVIVSYLEWVQNSQQYSWEVGEVNRDLEDRLTMAFDEMLAAYEEKEIPDLRTAAYTIALERTANAHNLRGLFP, encoded by the coding sequence ATGGCCGACAGCAGCCCGCTGGATAATATGCTCGCGCAGATGGAACGCGCGAGAGAGTACGTGGACATCGACGACGGCATCTTCGAACGCCTGAAGACGCCGGAACGAACGCTCACCGTGAGCCTGCCCGTCCGCATGGACGACGGCTCCGTCGAGGTGTTCGAGGCGTACCGGTGCCAGTTCGACAGCGCGCGCGGCCCGTTCAAGGGCGGCATCCGCTACCACCCAACCGTCTCGAAGGACGAAGTGTCCGCGCTCGCGGGCTGGATGACGTGGAAGACCGCGCTCGTCGACCTGCCGTTCGGCGGCGCGAAAGGCGGCATCATCTGCGAACCGAAGGACCTCTCCGAGGGCGAGATCGAACAGCTCACCCGTCGGTACACGGAGGGCATCCGCCGGATGATCGGGCCGGACATCGACATCCCCGCGCCGGACGTGAACACGAACCCGCGCACCATGGCGTGGATCATGGACACGTACTCGATGTACCAGGGGCACGCCGTCCCCGAGGTCGTCACCGGAAAACCGCCCGAGATCGGCGGGACCGACGGCCGCGTGGAGGCGACGGGTCGCGGCGTCTCCATCGTCACCGAGGAGATATTCGACTACCTCGGCACGCACGTCGGCGACGCCGACGTCGCGATCCAGGGCTTCGGGAACGTCGGCAGCGTCACCGCACAACTGCTCGACGAACGCGGCGCGAACGTCGTCGCCGTCTCCGACGTCGGCGGCGCCATCTACGACCCCGACGGCCTCGACATCACGGACGTTCTCGACTACGTCGACGACAACGACGGCCGACTGGACGGCTACGAGCCGGCCGAGGAGATATCGAACGACGAGTTGCTGACCGCAGACGTGGACGCGCTCATCCCCGCGGCCATCGAGAACGTCATCACAGTCGACGTCGCCGAGCGCATGCAGGCCGACGTCGTCGTCGAGGCCGCGAACGGCCCGACGACGTTCGACGCGGCGAGCGTGCTCGTCGACCGCGAGATTCCGGTCGTTCCGGACATCCTCGCGAACGCGGGCGGCGTCATCGTCTCGTATCTGGAGTGGGTGCAGAACAGCCAGCAGTACTCCTGGGAGGTCGGTGAGGTCAACCGCGACCTCGAGGACCGCCTGACGATGGCGTTCGACGAGATGCTCGCCGCGTACGAGGAAAAGGAGATCCCCGACCTGCGGACGGCCGCCTACACAATCGCTCTCGAGCGCACGGCCAACGCACACAACCTGCGCGGTCTGTTCCCGTAA